A genomic segment from Triticum dicoccoides isolate Atlit2015 ecotype Zavitan chromosome 1A, WEW_v2.0, whole genome shotgun sequence encodes:
- the LOC119268582 gene encoding protein NRT1/ PTR FAMILY 5.2-like produces MAGTTRLEAGGSDGEYTQDGTTDLHGNPILRSKRGGWRACAFVVVYEVFERMAYYGISSNLVLYLTTELHQGTVLSANNVTNWVGTIWMTPVIGAYIADAHLGRYRTFMVASIIYLLGMILLTMAVSLPSLKPAKCGLGTADPNCDHKATSVQLGVFFLALYILAVGTGGTKPNISTIGADQFDEHEPRERKQKLSFFNWWMFSIFFGTLFANTVLVYIQDKIGWTVGYALPTAGLAVSIAVFSAGTPFYRHKPTSESSFAKMAGVIVAAVRKCRVPAPVDPRGLHEHDPNQYEKKKTSPLPHTPNFRVLSKAAVKIEGGRSASRWSLSTVTQVEETKQMLKMLPVLLITFVPSAMLAQINTLFVKQGTTLERRLHHFEIPPASLQGFVTISMLVSVVLYDRLFVPFMRRLTKNPRGISLLQRMGVGLVFHIVIMVIASVTERHRLRVAMENGIFESKGTTVPLSIFVLLPQFVLMGVADAFLEVAKIEFFYDQAPEGMKSLGTSYSMTSLGIGNFLSSFLLSTVSRVTRRHGQGGWIQNNLNASRLDHYYAFFAVLNCANLFVFFAVCRMYVYNAEVTHVVDGGGGEKQRPEVAMQQPATVGAVEVHP; encoded by the exons ATGGCGGGGACGACCCGGCTGGAGGCCGGCGGCAGCGACGGCGAGTACACGCAGGACGGCACCACAGACCTCCACGGCAACCCCATCCTCCGCTCAAAGCGAGGAGGCTGGAGAGCCTGCGCCTTCGTCGTAG TGTACGAGGTGTTCGAGCGGATGGCCTACTACGGCATCTCGTCCAACCTGGTGCTATACCTGACGACGGAGCTGCACCAGGGCACGGTGCTCTCCGCCAACAACGTCACCAACTGGGTGGGCACAATCTGGATGACGCCCGTCATCGGCGCCTACATCGCCGACGCCCACCTCGGCCGCTACCGCACCTTCATGGTCGCCTCCATCATATACCTCCTC GGAATGATCCTGCTGACCATGGCCGTGTCCCTGCCGTCGCTGAAGCCGGCGAAATGCGGCCTCGGCACGGCGGACCCCAACTGCGACCACAAGGCCACGAGCGTGCAGCTGGGCGTCTTCTTCctggccctgtacatcctcgccgtCGGCACGGGCGGCACCAAGCCCAACATCTCCACCATCGGCGCCGACCAGTTCGACGAGCACGAGCCGCGGGAGCGCAAGCAGAAGCTCTCCTTCTTCAACTGGTGGATGTTCAGCATCTTCTTCGGCACGCTCTTCGCCAACACCGTCCTCGTCTACATCCAAGACAAGATCGGCTGGACCGTCGGCTACGCGCTCCCCACCGCCGGCCTCGCCGTCTCCATCGCCGTCTTCAGCGCCGGGACGCCCTTCTACCGCCACAAGCCGACATCCGAGAGCTCCTTCGCCAAGATGGCCGGCGTCATCGTGGCTGCCGTCCGCAAGTGCCGCGTCCCCGCGCCCGTGGACCCGCGCGGCCTGCACGAGCACGATCCCAACCAGTACGAGAAAAAGAAGACGTCGCCGCTGCCGCACACGCCTAATTTCAG GGTGCTGAGCAAAGCGGCTGTGAAGATCGAGGGGGGTAGGAGCGCGTCACGGTGGTCGTTGAGCACGGTGACCCAGGTGGAGGAGACGAAGCAGATGCTCAAGATGCTGCCGGTGCTACTCATCACGTTCGTCCCGAGCGCGATGCTGGCGCAGATCAACACGCTGTTCGTGAAGCAGGGCACGACGCTGGAGCGGCGCCTTCACCACTTCGAGATCCCGCCGGCCAGCCTGCAGGGGTTCGTGACCATCTCCATGCTCGTCTCCGTGGTGCTCTACGACCGCCTCTTCGTGCCCTTCATGCGGCGGCTGACTAAGAACCCGCGCGGCATCTCGCTGCTCCAGCGCATGGGCGTGGGGCTCGTCTTCCACATCGTGATCATGGTGATCGCGTCGGTGACGGAGCGGCACCGGCTGCGCGTGGCGATGGAGAACGGCATATTCGAGAGCAAGGGCACGACGGTCCCGCTCTCCATCTTCGTGCTGCTCCCGCAGTTCGTGCTCATGGGCGTGGCCGACGCCTTCCTGGAGGTGGCCAAGATCGAGTTCTTCTACGACCAGGCGCCCGAGGGCATGAAGAGCCTCGGCACCTCCTACTCCATGACCAGCCTCGGCATCGGCAACTTCCTCAGCAGCTTCCTGCTGTCGACGGTATCGCGCGTCACGCGCCGGCACGGGCAGGGAGGGTGGATCCAGAACAACCTCAACGCCTCCCGGCTGGACCACTACTACGCCTTCTTCGCGGTCCTCAACTGCGCCAACCTCTTTGTCTTCTTCGCCGTGTGCCGGATGTACGTGTACAACGCCGAGGTCACCCACGTCGTTGATGGTGGCGGCGGGGAGAAACAGAGGCCGGAAGTGGCGATGCAGCAACCTGCTACAGTAGGCGCAGTAGAAGTTCATCCTTGA